A DNA window from Altererythrobacter sp. B11 contains the following coding sequences:
- a CDS encoding MucR family transcriptional regulator — translation MAETEDSGVMSLTVTLLSAYFANNTVPSGELPALVEGTRRALLGGAPVAIPAAAPAAEDVAQETPVAAPETSAASPTTPVAVPEYKPMVSIEESLASADHILSLIDGKPYKALKRHLSAHGLTPAEYRGRYGLPADYPLVARGYSAARREVALKLGLGGKRRGSPAPVVEEVPAPAVAEGPEPSVAETPPAKPAPVRRARAKAVEAGPKPAVKKPKRKNAPAAVAEAVSAPPVVEAPEPAVADTPPAKPASVRRSPAKTVEAGPKSAAEKPKRKVSKGAPAKARVASSEAAEKPKRSRGTKADAEAVPAAEPVPEATIAEG, via the coding sequence GACGTTGCTCAGCGCGTATTTCGCGAACAACACGGTGCCGAGTGGCGAATTGCCGGCGCTCGTGGAGGGGACACGGCGGGCTCTCCTGGGCGGCGCGCCTGTTGCGATACCAGCCGCCGCTCCTGCGGCCGAAGATGTTGCGCAGGAGACGCCCGTGGCCGCGCCTGAAACGTCAGCGGCTTCACCGACGACGCCGGTGGCCGTGCCGGAATATAAGCCGATGGTCTCCATTGAGGAAAGCCTGGCCTCGGCCGATCACATATTGAGCCTGATTGATGGCAAGCCCTACAAGGCCCTGAAACGACATCTGTCAGCGCACGGGCTGACCCCTGCGGAATATCGCGGCCGTTATGGCCTTCCGGCGGACTATCCGTTGGTTGCGCGCGGATATTCGGCGGCCCGGAGGGAAGTCGCATTGAAGCTTGGTTTGGGCGGAAAGCGCAGAGGCTCACCTGCGCCGGTCGTTGAAGAAGTACCTGCCCCTGCGGTCGCCGAGGGGCCGGAGCCGTCGGTCGCGGAGACACCCCCGGCAAAGCCTGCACCGGTGCGTCGCGCGCGCGCCAAGGCCGTCGAGGCCGGACCGAAGCCCGCGGTGAAGAAGCCCAAGCGTAAGAACGCTCCTGCGGCTGTCGCTGAAGCGGTATCCGCCCCACCGGTCGTCGAGGCGCCCGAGCCTGCCGTGGCGGACACGCCCCCGGCAAAGCCTGCATCCGTGCGTCGGTCGCCCGCGAAGACTGTCGAGGCCGGACCGAAGTCCGCGGCAGAAAAACCCAAGCGCAAGGTCTCGAAGGGCGCTCCGGCCAAGGCTCGGGTTGCGAGCTCGGAGGCTGCGGAGAAGCCCAAGCGCAGTCGAGGCACAAAGGCAGACGCCGAGGCGGTTCCTGCGGCGGAACCTGTGCCCGAGGCCACGATCGCGGAGGGCTGA